In Leptolyngbya sp. FACHB-261, one DNA window encodes the following:
- a CDS encoding GlsB/YeaQ/YmgE family stress response membrane protein, with protein MSILSWIVVGLIAGAIAKAIYPGHQGGGILATMLLGIVGALVGGFVGSALLGVAFTGFSIQGLLIAIAGACIVLFLYGLATRTA; from the coding sequence ATGAGTATTCTATCCTGGATTGTAGTTGGTCTAATTGCTGGTGCCATTGCCAAGGCCATTTATCCCGGTCATCAGGGCGGCGGTATCCTGGCAACAATGCTGTTGGGCATCGTGGGTGCATTAGTTGGTGGCTTTGTGGGTAGTGCCCTCTTAGGAGTTGCCTTCACTGGCTTCTCAATCCAAGGTTTGTTGATTGCAATTGCGGGTGCTTGTATCGTTCTCTTCCTCTATGGTTTGGCTACCCGAACTGCCTAA
- a CDS encoding VOC family protein produces MVSNPSMLPALSPGTLRRVHHVAFNVRDLKASRHFYGQILGLHELQGAEVPITLKDLVAAGKVANFVTPDGTVIDLFYEPDLTPPDPDPRRAFSRANHLAFDIDPAEFNQAVEVLRANEVPLDHGPVSRPTGRGIYCYDPDGFIIEIRCDPQAAD; encoded by the coding sequence ATGGTTTCTAATCCTTCGATGCTTCCTGCCTTATCTCCTGGCACTTTGCGACGGGTTCACCATGTAGCCTTTAACGTACGCGACCTGAAGGCTTCCCGACACTTCTATGGCCAAATTTTGGGGTTACATGAGTTGCAAGGGGCAGAAGTGCCGATAACCCTAAAAGATTTAGTGGCTGCGGGCAAGGTTGCTAATTTTGTAACGCCTGACGGCACCGTGATTGATTTGTTCTACGAGCCTGATCTAACTCCTCCCGATCCGGACCCGCGTCGCGCCTTTAGCCGCGCTAATCATCTCGCTTTTGATATTGATCCAGCTGAGTTTAACCAGGCTGTTGAGGTTCTCAGGGCTAACGAAGTTCCCCTGGATCATGGTCCAGTTAGCCGTCCTACGGGCCGCGGCATCTACTGCTACGACCCGGATGGCTTCATCATTGAGATTCGGTGTGATCCACAAGCAGCAGACTAA